A window of Streptomyces marispadix contains these coding sequences:
- the gnd gene encoding phosphogluconate dehydrogenase (NAD(+)-dependent, decarboxylating): MELGLVGLGRMGGNMRERIRRAGHTVVGYDRNPDVADVRSLEELVAKLEAPRVVWVMVPAGAATQSTIDQLAELLSPGDVVVDGGNSRWTEDEQHAGELAAKGIGFVDCGVSGGVWGLENGYALMYGGDAEHVERVQPVFDALKPEGDFGCVHAGKVGAGHFAKMVHNGIEYAMMQAFAEGWELLEAVDSVTDVREVFRSWQQGTVIRSWLLDLAVKALDSDEHLAELRGYAADSGEGRWTVDAAIDHAVPLPAITASLFARFSSRQKDSPQMKMVAALRNQFGGHAVSASGAHVDGDTPGADVLPPVGG, translated from the coding sequence ATGGAGCTCGGTCTCGTCGGTCTCGGCAGGATGGGCGGCAACATGCGCGAGCGCATCCGCCGGGCCGGCCACACGGTCGTCGGCTACGACCGCAACCCTGATGTCGCGGATGTGCGGAGCCTTGAGGAGCTGGTGGCGAAGCTTGAGGCACCGCGCGTCGTGTGGGTCATGGTTCCGGCGGGGGCTGCCACGCAGTCGACCATCGATCAGCTCGCGGAGCTGCTCTCCCCCGGTGACGTCGTCGTCGACGGTGGCAACTCCCGCTGGACGGAGGACGAGCAGCACGCCGGGGAGCTGGCGGCGAAGGGCATCGGCTTCGTCGACTGCGGTGTCTCGGGCGGTGTCTGGGGCCTCGAGAACGGCTATGCGCTGATGTACGGGGGCGACGCCGAGCATGTGGAGCGTGTGCAGCCGGTCTTCGACGCGTTGAAGCCGGAGGGCGACTTCGGCTGTGTGCACGCGGGCAAGGTCGGTGCGGGGCACTTCGCGAAGATGGTCCACAACGGCATCGAGTACGCGATGATGCAGGCCTTCGCGGAGGGCTGGGAGCTGCTTGAGGCCGTCGATTCGGTGACGGACGTGCGCGAGGTGTTCCGTTCGTGGCAGCAGGGCACGGTCATCCGTTCGTGGCTGCTGGATCTGGCGGTGAAGGCGCTGGATTCGGACGAGCATCTCGCCGAACTGCGCGGTTATGCGGCCGATTCGGGTGAGGGCCGGTGGACGGTGGACGCGGCAATCGATCACGCGGTGCCGCTGCCGGCGATCACGGCGTCGCTGTTCGCTCGTTTCTCGTCGAGGCAGAAGGATTCGCCGCAGATGAAGATGGTGGCGGCGCTGCGGAACCAGTTCGGCGGTCATGCGGTCTCGGCGAGCGGCGCTCATGTGGACGGTGACACTCCGGGAGCGGACGTCCTTCCGCCGGTGGGTGGTTGA